The nucleotide sequence CCCGCCATTCCCATCGGCATGTCCGAGCAGGGGCCGGAATTTCCCGGTTCGGCGCCGCTTCTGAACCTGGAGTGGACCTGGCGCCACAGCGCCATGGGCAGTTTCTGGCGGCGCTACCCCTTCGTGAGGCCCTGTGCCGACTTGCCCGTCGTCGTGGAGGCGTGGACCAAGGGGAAGGTCGACAGGCTGATAACCTTCGAGTCGCTGGTGGGCGCCGGGGTGATGACCGAAGGGGAGATCATCTTCGTCGAGGGCTTTGTCAAGGAGGTCGCCCGGGTGATCTACGACGAGTTCGCCGCCCGGGGGCTGCATGTCCTCGACGGCAAGATCGAACTGGGACGCCTCAGGGAAGGCGACGGTCGCATTGTGCTCATCGACGAGATATCGCCCGACGTCCTGCGGGTCTGCAACGGCTACCTGAAGGGAGAAAGGGGCTGCCCCAGGGCAAAGGAATGCATCACCACGTCCCTTTCGGGCGCAGAGCGCAGGATATCAGCCGGGTACCAACTTTCCGCCGCCGAACTGGAGAAAATTTTTCTGAAGGAGGAGGGGCCATGCTCTCGGTACGAAAAACAGCCATAGGGTGGATTGCCATCGAAGAGGAGGATGGGCGGATAACCCGCCTGGACCTTCCCAACCAAGCCGCCGGCCGCCCTCGAGTTCCCGTGGAGGAGACTCCCCTCTTGCGGGAAGCCTTCCGGCAACTGGACCTTTACCTGGGGGGCAAATTACGGGTGTTCACCCTCCCCCTCAAATTGGAGGGGTCGTCCTTCATGGAGCGCGCCTGGAAAAAACTGGCCGAAGTGCCCTACGGCCAGACGATCACTTACGGTGAACTCGCCGCGGCGGCCGGGAACCCCAAGGCCGCCAGGGCCGCGGGGATGGCCTGCGCCAGGAACCCCATCGCCCTATTCGTCCCCTGCCACAGGGTCGTAGGAGCCGGGGGGAGACTGGTGGGCTTCGGGGGCGGGCTGGACCTTAAATCGTGGCTCCTGGAGCACGAAGCCCGTCACTCCGGGAAGAGCGGAGGCCAATGAGGATATTCCGCTACGGCCACGCTGAGCTGAGCCACCTGAAAGGCAGGGACAAAAAACTCGCCGCCGCGATCGACCGGATCGGCATGATAGAGTGCCGGATCATGCCGGACCTCTTCACGGCCCTGGTCTACAACATCGTGGGGCAGCAGATATCGAGCGCCGCTGCCGACACCGTCTGGAGCCGTATGAAGGAGCGCTTCGGAGAGATCACCCCCGAAAGG is from Thermovirga sp. and encodes:
- a CDS encoding methylated-DNA--[protein]-cysteine S-methyltransferase yields the protein MLSVRKTAIGWIAIEEEDGRITRLDLPNQAAGRPRVPVEETPLLREAFRQLDLYLGGKLRVFTLPLKLEGSSFMERAWKKLAEVPYGQTITYGELAAAAGNPKAARAAGMACARNPIALFVPCHRVVGAGGRLVGFGGGLDLKSWLLEHEARHSGKSGGQ